A section of the Kribbella sp. HUAS MG21 genome encodes:
- a CDS encoding sialidase family protein: protein MSSRVGAPEIAEVVFDPAGSGYHTFRIPSVLARDALVLAFCEGRLHGSGDAGEIEVVLRRSLDGGRTWLPLQVVSAVPGKTCGNPVPLFDPASGDIVLVTVENGAHAVEMSLARGTDPESGRRVFVQRSSDDGATWSPTVEITQQVKRGDWGWYATGPCHGITLRSGRLVVPANHSFVPSEPVDDLIRLNGGHCIYSDDGGHTWSIGFVDRNDGAEINANETAVAELPDGRLYFNARNHQGTGPARVHAWSSDGGETLDAPYAGIPEVTAPGIQGSVLCLPDGRLLLSTPVNPTSRRELTVFVSADSGVSWEPALVVHEAMAGYSDLVLLPDGLVGIFYEAGETSSFATLRFTTFTI, encoded by the coding sequence ATGTCTTCAAGAGTCGGCGCGCCGGAAATCGCCGAGGTCGTCTTCGATCCGGCCGGTAGCGGCTATCACACGTTCCGGATCCCGTCCGTGCTCGCCCGCGACGCGCTGGTGCTGGCCTTCTGCGAGGGCCGGCTGCACGGGTCCGGCGACGCGGGCGAGATCGAGGTCGTCCTGCGCCGGTCCCTGGACGGGGGCCGGACCTGGCTGCCGTTGCAGGTGGTGTCCGCGGTGCCGGGCAAGACCTGCGGCAACCCGGTGCCGCTGTTCGACCCCGCGTCCGGCGACATCGTGCTGGTCACGGTGGAGAACGGCGCGCACGCCGTCGAGATGTCGCTGGCCCGGGGCACCGACCCGGAGTCCGGCCGGCGCGTGTTCGTGCAGCGGTCGTCGGACGACGGCGCCACCTGGAGCCCGACGGTGGAGATCACCCAGCAGGTGAAGCGCGGCGACTGGGGCTGGTACGCGACCGGTCCGTGCCACGGCATCACGCTGCGCTCCGGGCGGCTCGTCGTACCGGCGAACCACTCGTTCGTGCCGTCCGAGCCTGTGGACGACCTGATCCGGCTCAACGGCGGGCACTGCATCTACAGCGACGACGGCGGCCACACGTGGTCGATCGGCTTCGTGGACCGCAACGACGGCGCGGAGATCAACGCCAACGAGACCGCCGTCGCCGAGCTGCCGGACGGCCGGCTGTACTTCAACGCCCGCAACCACCAGGGCACCGGACCGGCCCGCGTGCACGCCTGGTCGTCCGACGGCGGTGAGACCCTCGACGCGCCGTACGCCGGGATTCCCGAGGTCACCGCACCCGGGATCCAGGGCAGCGTGCTCTGCCTGCCGGACGGGCGGCTGCTGCTGTCCACGCCGGTCAACCCCACCTCGCGCCGGGAACTGACCGTCTTCGTCAGCGCCGACTCCGGTGTGTCGTGGGAGCCGGCCCTGGTCGTCCACGAGGCCATGGCCGGGTACTCCGATCTGGTCCTGCTGCCGGACGGCCTGGTCGGCATCTTCTACGAGGCCGGCGAGACCTCGTCCTTCGCGACCTTGCGCTTCACCACATTCACCATCTGA
- a CDS encoding dihydrodipicolinate synthase family protein has product MTASAQLTGVVPPLVTPLTPEYDVDTASLARLIQYQLSGGVDGVFVLGTSGEGTFLTDEQRQVVLETTVAEVAGQVPVLAGVIDTSTNRVAAHISAALKAGVDALVATAPFYAATHPAEIERHFVRLKSFAGETPLYAYDIPPRAGTKLPAALVLSLGEQGVIAGVKDSSGQETSLRELVISRREKALDGFAIMTGSEVTVDSSLAFGVDGVVPGLGNVDPAGYVRLFKAAVAGDAAAARDEQDRLFRLFEIINAADRSRMGASSAALGAFKAGLFLLGVIDCPLTAYPCIPLSDTELAAIRPVLDRAGLH; this is encoded by the coding sequence TTGACCGCATCCGCCCAGTTGACCGGTGTCGTACCTCCGCTGGTCACTCCGCTGACACCTGAGTACGACGTCGACACCGCATCGCTGGCCAGGCTGATCCAGTACCAGCTGTCCGGAGGTGTGGACGGGGTGTTCGTGCTCGGCACCTCCGGCGAGGGCACGTTCCTGACCGACGAGCAGCGACAGGTCGTGCTGGAGACGACTGTCGCCGAGGTAGCCGGACAGGTGCCGGTGCTGGCCGGCGTCATCGACACCTCCACCAACCGGGTCGCGGCACACATCTCTGCCGCACTGAAGGCCGGTGTGGACGCGCTGGTCGCCACCGCACCGTTCTACGCGGCTACGCATCCTGCCGAGATCGAGCGGCATTTCGTGCGGCTGAAGTCGTTCGCGGGCGAGACGCCGCTCTACGCGTACGACATCCCGCCGCGCGCGGGGACGAAGCTTCCGGCGGCCCTGGTGCTGTCCCTGGGCGAGCAGGGCGTGATCGCCGGCGTGAAGGACTCGTCCGGCCAGGAGACGTCGCTGCGGGAGCTGGTCATCTCCCGCCGGGAGAAGGCGCTCGACGGCTTCGCGATCATGACCGGCTCCGAGGTGACCGTCGACTCGTCGCTGGCCTTCGGCGTCGACGGCGTCGTACCCGGTCTGGGGAACGTGGACCCCGCGGGGTACGTGCGGTTGTTCAAGGCGGCGGTCGCGGGTGACGCCGCGGCGGCGCGGGACGAGCAGGACCGGCTGTTCCGGCTGTTCGAGATCATCAACGCCGCGGACCGGTCGCGGATGGGCGCGAGCTCGGCCGCACTGGGCGCGTTCAAGGCCGGGTTGTTCCTGCTGGGCGTGATCGACTGCCCGCTGACGGCGTACCCCTGCATCCCCTTGAGTGACACGGAGCTCGCCGCGATCCGCCCGGTCCTGGACCGCGCCGGATTACACTGA